A portion of the Bacillus sp. es.034 genome contains these proteins:
- the istB gene encoding IS21-like element helper ATPase IstB codes for MTTELLLDHLTKKLRIPMIAAQYRSLAREAEERNFTYEEYLLALLESESESREENQRQRRLKQAAFPIHKTLDSYDFSLMPSLNKNRFLTLSKGDFVEKRENIIFLGNSGTGKSHLATGIGIEMIKNGYKVKFISAAELVEELLLANEEYKLGALEKRWLKIDLIIVDELGYVPFTKIGAELLFQFFAGRYERASVMITTNLEFTEWTSIFGDEKMTAALLDRLTHKAHILLLNGESYRFRQSMKQKDESNK; via the coding sequence ATGACAACTGAACTTTTATTAGACCACCTTACTAAAAAACTTCGGATTCCCATGATCGCTGCCCAATATCGTTCACTCGCTAGAGAAGCTGAAGAGCGTAATTTCACCTATGAAGAGTACCTGTTGGCTTTATTAGAAAGTGAATCTGAATCTAGAGAAGAGAATCAAAGACAAAGAAGGCTTAAGCAAGCGGCATTCCCTATCCACAAAACATTAGATAGTTATGATTTTAGTTTGATGCCCAGTTTGAATAAAAACCGGTTTCTTACCTTGTCCAAAGGGGATTTTGTGGAGAAAAGGGAAAACATCATTTTTTTAGGAAACAGTGGGACCGGAAAGTCCCATCTCGCAACGGGAATTGGCATTGAGATGATTAAAAATGGCTATAAGGTAAAATTTATCTCAGCAGCTGAGCTAGTAGAAGAACTCCTATTAGCTAATGAAGAATACAAGCTTGGAGCCTTGGAGAAACGGTGGCTCAAAATTGATTTAATCATTGTAGATGAACTTGGATATGTACCATTTACCAAGATAGGAGCTGAGTTACTGTTCCAATTTTTTGCCGGACGATATGAACGTGCGAGCGTAATGATCACTACTAATCTAGAATTCACAGAATGGACGTCCATCTTCGGAGACGAAAAGATGACAGCAGCTCTGCTTGATCGACTTACCCATAAGGCCCATATTCTCCTACTCAACGGAGAATCGTACCGGTTTAGACAATCTATGAAACAAAAAGATGAAAGTAATAAGTAA